The Prochlorococcus marinus XMU1412 genome includes the window ATAAAAATTAAAAGTCTAAATAGTACGGGACAAATTGTAGATTTAGATAAAAAAGGTGGTTTTTACGAAGTTAAATGTGGCTCATTCAGAAGCATATTATCTATAAATGACTTTGAAGGTATTAATGGAGAAAAGCCTTATTTCAAAAGATCAAAAATTGAGATCAAGTCTACAAAGGAAGATTTTTCTTTTTCTAAGATTAGAACGAGTAAAAATACAATTGATGTAAGAGGGCTAAGAGTTCATGAAGCCGAAATAATTCTTGAAGAGAAAATTAGAAAATTTCATGGACCGCTATGGATTGTCCATGGAATTGGAACAGGGAAATTAAAAAAAGGATTAAGAAATTGGTTATCAGGTTTAAATTATGTTGATAAGATTGAAGATGCAGCCAACAACGAGGGTGGGCCTGGTTGCAGTATTGCGTGGATAAAATAAAATTTAAAAAACTTAGAAAACATTTTAATAAGCTTATTAAGTGCAATTTATTGATCAAGCAAACATTATTCTTAAAGCTGGAAAAGGTGGTAATGGAATAGTTTCATTTAGAAGAGAAAAATTCGTTCCTGCTGGAGGACCTTCCGGGGGGAATGGTGGCAAAGGTGGTTCAGTTATTTTGATGGCTGATAATAATCTTCAAACATTATTAGATTTCAAATTCAAACGAGAAATAATTGCTGAAGATGGATGCAAAGGAGGTCCTAATAAGAGGTCAGGTGCTTCAGGTGAGGATAGAATCCTTAAAGTTCCCTGCGGTACAGAAATAAGGGATATTAAAACCGGGATTATTTTAGGAGACTTAACTAAAGATAAAGAGAGTTTAACTATTGCCATTGGAGGAAGAGGTGGACATGGTAATGCTTACTATTTAAGTAATCAAAATAGAGCCCCAGAATCATTCACTGAAGGAAAAGATGGTGAGATATGGGAGGTTCAATTAGAACTAAAACTTCTTGCAGAGGTTGGGATTATAGGCCTTCCAAATGCTGGGAAAAGTACTTTGATTTCGGTTGTATCATCTGCCCGTCCAAAAATCGCAAATTATCCTTTCACGACTCTAATACCTAACTTAGGTGTAGTAAGAAAAATTGATGGGAATGGTTGCCTTTTTGCAGATATTCCTGGATTAATATCAGGTGCAGCTGATGGAGTAGGTTTGGGGCATGATTTTTTAAGGCACATCCAAAGAACCAAGATACTTATTCATTTAATTGATGCAATTGCAGAAAATCCTTTACATGATTTTGAGATTATTGAGCAGGAATTAAAAAAGTATGGGAAAGGTCTTTTAGATAAAGAGAGGATAATAGTATTGAATAAAATGGAGCTTGTAGATGATGCTTATTTGAAAATAATTACAAAAAAGTTAGAAGATTTATCTAAAAAGAAAGTTTTAGTTATTTCTTCATCTTTAAAAAAAGGTTTATCTCCACTGCTTTCTGAAGTATGGAAGAGAATATAACTTAAATTAAAAATTTTTTTGTCAAAAAATATACTTGATTTAATAATGAAAATTAGTCATAAATAAGATACTTCTTTAGAAAAAATATGAATTTCTATACTTGCTTTGATCAACAAGGAAAAATAATAGCTAGATGTCAAACGATTCAAGATATCGAGGTCTTGAAGAAAATGGGAAGACCAATTGTAGAAGTCAAGGAAATGAAAAATGAGGAGTCGGTTGTTTGTTCGCTTACAGGTAGTCCATCAGACTTTAATAGAGATTACTAAAAAATTTAACAAACAAAAAAAGGGCTTTTAGAGCCCTTTTTTTTGTTTGTGCATTATCGATAAAAAGAAAACTTAATCATCATAAACAAGACATTCCGGTTCATCCGGATTGGCATCGCAGAAAAGTTCCAAAGCATTAGGGTCATGTTTATCCTCTGGATGATGATCCTTATATTCTTCGAGTTCTTTTAACTCTTCAGTTAAATGTCTGACCTTTGGAAGATTGCCCTCTGCTTTTGCAGATTCGATTTCCGATTGATCTTTTTGGATGTGTTCGTCAATGGATTTCATTTTAAGCTATTCGTACTTTAGTAGACATACATAACATAGTTAATTTCTAATGAAATTGCATTATCTATGAACTAAATAAGTGTTCATTACAACATCATTTTTTTTCCGAAATTGATTTATTTATTTTTTAAGTACTCTAATCCCATTATTTCCTCTAACGATGCTAAAACTGGGATTAGTTGATTTGGGTTTAAAGGGAATAAAGCTTTGTAGTAATCTTTCTTCCATTCATTGTCGAAGCATGTCTTTTTTACGTTAGATAAGTTAAAGAATTTTAATCTCCATTCAATAATCTTTTCGAAACTTGATAGTTCTTGTTCAGTACATTTGAAAAGTTTGCTATATATCAATTCCCATCTTATAAGCGTTGGAAAAAGGTAAATATCTGCATAGGTTAACTCTTCTCCAAATATCCAGCCCCCTTTGTTTTTCTGTAGTAAATTTTCAACTTCATTTATAGCTGCGAAAAGATGTTGACTTGCTTTTTCATAAGCTGGCTGGTTTCTTGCGAAACCACATTTATATACGCCATCATTAATACTGTTATTAATTAAATCTAAAAATTTTTGATTACAATCTTTAATGCTTAATGACTGATATTTCGATTCACTTTTTATTGAATTGAGCAGTCTTGTAATCTGTGAACTTTCATTAGACAAAATTTTTACTTCATCTTTTACAAAACTAGTTAATAGAGGTAATGTCGCTCTAAATATGTTCTTTTCATTAGCTTTTTTGTAAAGGTCTGAAAGTCTCATACATCCCTTTAAATTTGTATTGAAAATCCATTCGCCATGCTCAACATCTGCTTTTAAAAAAATAACTTTAACTTTTTTAGATAAATGTTTTATTTCGTGGACGAGTAAAGTTCTTTGACACCATGGACAAGAATTCCCTACCAATAAATAAATTTGTCCATTCTCATTATTAATATCGTATTCATTATCAATTGTTATACCTTTGGGCCTTTTATAATTACCATGTAAATCCGATGGTGCGAAGCCATTCATTAGTTGGGTCCAAAACCAAAACCAGAATTTTTTGGAGGCCTTAATAAGGTATTTATTTTGCATAAAATTTTATTTAAAAAAAAATGACTGTTCAAAGAATACTTATCGTTTCAGGTACTCATGGGAATGAAATTAATCCTGTTTGGGCGGTTAAACAATTTAATAGAGAGGAAAATAGTTTAAATCATGGTATTGAGTATGAGTACATCATAGGTAATCCTGCTGCCTATGAAAAAGGGTACAGATATATAGATGTAGATTTAAATAGATCTTTTAAAATAACTGAGAATTTTGATCAACATAAGAATAGCTTTTATGAGACTAATAGAGCCAATTTTTTAGTAGATCAATTTGGAATTGACGGATCTAAACCCTGTCAAATTGCAGTCGATTTGCATACTACTACTGCAAATATGGGAACTAGCATTGTTTTGTATGGGAGGCGATTCAAAGATTTTTGTTTAGCTGCGTTACTGCAGAACAAATTTGGATTGCCTATTTATTTGCACGAAAAAGACAAAGCCCAAACAGGCTTTCTTGTAGAAGCTTGGCCATGTGGTTTAGTTATTGAAATAGGAGCTGTCGCACAAAATTTTTATGATCCAAAAATCATAGATAGATTCTTAATAATCATTAGATCTTTAAGGGAAGAGATATTTAAATTAAGAAACAATCTTATAGAACTTCCCAAGGAATTGGTTGTTCATGTTCATCAAGGGAGTATAGATTATCCAAGAGATGAAAAAGGATATATTGATGGTCTAATACATCCTGAAAGAATAAACAAAGATTGGGAAATGATTAAAAAAGGAGATCCATTATTTCTTGATAGCCAAGGAATAATTCATAAATATGATGGAGAACAATTGATTTGGCCTGTTTTTATTGGCGAAGTCGCCTATAAGGAAAAAAAAATTGCCATGAGTTACACGAAGAAAGAAGTTATTAGTTCTAACAATCAATGGGTTTATGAGTTTGAAAGCCTTTAAATTAAGAAACAAGGACAATAAATTGGTGAAAACTAATAAGGATTTTTTATTTAATAGATAAGTTTATTTAATATTTAATACTTTTATTTTTTTTTGCTAAGTCTTAATCCTTAAAAACTTAAATTCTTTCGCTCCAATAAATAACAGCTCCAAAAGCCTCTAATTGCAGTCTTCTATGCTTAGCATCTCTTAAGGAAACCACCTCTTTCGATCTTTTTCCGTTGAGAAGCCATTCGATTATCACCAAGTTAAATCCTCAATAACAAAGAAAATATTAAGACATGGAGGTTATGTTCTTTGATATTGCAAAAAATAAGTTTACTTAAAGAAAAAAAAATTACACATTTTTAGCGATTTTGGTCTAAAATCTTCGAAGCGGAATTTATTTTCCGTTTTTATTTACACGTCTCACTTTAGAGACATATTTTACGAACTCATGACAACTATTCAGCAGCAGCGTTCTTCGCTGTTAAAAGGTTGGCCACAGTTTTGTGAGTGGGTAACATCAACTAACAACAGAATCTATGTTGGTTGGTTCGGCGTCTTAATGATTCCATGCCTACTTACAGCAGCGGCTTGCTTCATCGTTGCATTCATCGCAGCACCACCAGTAGACATCGACGGAATTAGAGAGCCAGTTGCTGGTTCATTCCTTTATGGAAACAACATCATCTCAGGTGCAGTTGTTCCTTCATCTAACGCTATTGGTCTACACTTCTACCCTATTTGGGAAGCAGCTACTGTAGATGAGTGGTTATACAACGGTGGTCCTTACCAGCTTGTAATTTTCCACTTCCTAATTGGTATCTCAGCATACATGGGAAGACAGTGGGAGCTTTCATACCGTTTAGGTATGCGTCCATGGATCTGTGTTGCATACTCTGCACCAGTTTCAGCAGCTTTCGCAGTATTCCTTGTATACCCATTCGGTCAAGGTTCATTCTCTGACGGAATGCCTTTAGGTATCTCTGGAACATTCAACTTCATGTTCGTTTTCCAAGCAGAGCACAACATTCTTATGCACCCATTCCATATGGCTGGTGTTGCTGGTATGTTCGGAGGATCTTTATTCTCAGCTATGCACGGTTCACTTGTTACTTCATCTCTAATCAGAGAAACAACTGAGACAGAATCTCAGAACTATGGTTACAAGTTCGGACAAGAAGAAGAAACATATAACATCGTTGCAGCTCATGGCTACTTCGGTCGTTTGATCTTCCAATATGCAAGTTTCAACAACAGCAGAAGTCTTCACTTCTTCCTAGCTGTATTCCCAGTTGTTTGTGTATGGTTAACTTCAATGGGTATCTGCACAATGGCATTCAACCTTAACGGTTTCAACTTCAACCAGTCAGTTGTTGATGCAAACGGTAAGATTGTTCCTACATGGGGTGACGTTCTTAACAGAGCAAACCTAGGTATGGAAGTAATGCACGAGCGTAACGCTCACAACTTCCCACTTGATCTAGCAGCAGCTGAGTCTACAACAGTAGCTCTTTCAGCTCCAGCTATCGGTTAAGCTTAAAGTTCTTAAATTTACAAGCCCCCTCTTAGGGGGCTTTTTTTTGTTTAATTTTCAATTGGTTTCATATAATGTTTATATAGATAAAACATTTGATATTTCTATGAGTAGTAGTTTTGGAAAAATTTTTCGTGTTAGTACTTTTGGAGAATCACATGGTGGTGCAGTTGGAGTTATCCTTGATGGATGTCCCCCTAAGTTAAAAGTAGATATAAAACTAATACAAAATGAATTAGATAGGCGCAGACCTGGCCAAAGTGATATTACAACACCCAGAAATGAAGAAGATAAAATTGAAATATTAAGTGGAATAAAGGAAGGGTTAACACTTGGAACTCCAATAGCGATGTTGGTAAGAAACAAGGATCAAAGACCAGGAGATTATGGTAATTTGGAGCAAGTATTTAGACCTTCTCATGCAGATGGTACATATCATTTGAAATATGGAATTCAGGCAAGTTCTGGTGGTGGAAGAGCCTCTGCAAGAGAAACAATTGGAAGAGTAGCTGCTGGTGCTGTAGCAAAACAATTATTAAAAAACTTCTGTAACACTGAAATACTATCTTGGGTAAAGCGTATACATGATATTGATTCTGATATAAATAAAGAAAAAATTTCTCTCAACAAAATAGATTCTAATATTGTTAGATGTCCTGATGAAAAGGTATCAGCAGAAATGATAGAGAGAATTAAGGAATTAAAGCGTCAAGGAGATTCTTGTGGCGGTGTTATTGAATGTCTAGTAAGAAATGTCCCTTCTGGTCTTGGAATGCCTGTTTTTGATAAATTAGAAGCTGATTTAGCGAAGGCTTTGATGTCTTTGCCTGCCACGAAAGGCTTTGAAATAGGTTCAGGTTTCTCTGGAACTTATTTAAAAGGAAGCGAACATAATGATGCCTTCATTAAATCTGATGATATAAGGAAGTTAAAAACAATATCCAATAATTCAGGCGGTATACAGGGAGGTATAAGTAATGGCGAAAATATTGAGATGAAGATAGCTTTTAAACCTACAGCAACTATCGGGAAAGAACAGCAAACAGTAAATGCTGAAGGAAAAGAAGTTTTGATGAAAGCAAAAGGGAGACATGATCCATGTGTTTTACCAAGAGCAGTTCCTATGGTTGATGCTATGGTGGCTTTAGTACTTGCTGATCATTTACTACTGAATCAAGCTCAATGTGGCTTAATCGAAAGTTAGTAGTTTTGTTAAATAAATTATATTTATCTTTGATTTAATTATTTTTGAGCCATTCATATATTTTTGGATCAAATTTTTTTTTAATAATACCTTTATCTCCAATCACGATTGCTTTGTATCCTAAAGATTGATAAGTTTTTACATCATTGATTGATAGGCCTCCAGCAGCAATGAAATTAATACTTTCAAAGTTGAGTATATCTATGGAACTAGCTTTACTTTTTATTGGATAAATTTTGATAATGTTGCAATTTAAATTTATCGCTTCCTCGAGATCTTTTAAATTTTTAATTCCGGGTATTAATAAATAATTTTTTGACTTCGAATAATTAAAAAGTTCTTTATCCCAAAATTTCATCATAGAAAAATTTAATCCAATTTTTAATGAATCTTCTATTGATTGCTTATTAACTATGGAGGCAGAGCCTAAATTAATTTGTGGAAAATTGAGTTTGATTTCGGATACAAAATCCAACCACTTTTCGTTGTTTGACCAACTTATTTCAATATTTTTTAATCCTAATTTTACTAAGCTTTCTAATTCTTCAAAAAATGAATTTCTTATAGAAGTATTTGAGTAAATATTATCTTCCGGTTTTACGAGTAAAAAAAAAGATCCTTTTAGCAGCAAGTCAGAAAAAGAATCTTCTTTAATATTCATTAAATATTTGTTTTTTAATTAGATATAATTCGCTACTTTGACTTCTGATCGGTTTAGCAAGTCTTGGATATCTTCAGTATCTATGGTTTCTTTTTCAATTAGCATTTGAGCCATCTCGTCAAGAACAGTTCTATTATCTGTTAAAACTTTTGTAGCTCTCTTATAGGCAACATCAACAAGTTCTGAAACCTCTTCATCAATTGTTGCGGCTGTGTCTTCAGAAAAATCTCTTGTAGAACTCATATCTCTTCCGAGAAACATTCCACCTTGAGATTGACCTAGAGCGACTGGACCTATTTTGTCACTCATGCCGAATTTAGTAATCATTTGTCTTGCTACATTGGCAACTTGCTGTAAATCATTTGAAGCTCCGGTTGTTACCTCTTCTTCACCATAGACTATTTCTTCAGCAACTCTTCCACCAAGAGCTACAGCCATTTGATTTTGTAAATAAGAACGAGAGTAAAGGCCAGATTCCATTCTTTCTTCACTTGGAGTAAAGAAGGTTAGACCTCCAGCTTGACCTCTTGGAATGATAGAAACTTTTGCTACTGGATCATAATCAGGCATTAATGCTCCAACTAGTGCATGACCAGCTTCGTGATAAGCAACTAATTCTTTTTTCTTATCACTGATGACTCTATCTTTCTTTTCTGGGCCAGCCATTACTCTTTCAATGGCGTCACCGACTTCGTCATTACTTACTTTATCTAAATCTTTTCTAGCTGCTAGTATTGCTGCTTCATTTAAAAGATTAGCTAAATCTGCACCAGTAAATCCTGGTGTTCTTCTGGCAACTTTATCTAAATCAACGTCTTTTGAAAGAGTTTTATCTTTCGCATGGACATTTAATATCTGCAATCTTCCAGCATAATCTGGTCTATCTACTGTTACCTGTCTATCAAATCTTCCGGGGCGCATTAAAGCTGAATCTAAGACATCAGGTCTGTTGGTGGCAGCAACTATTATTATTCCTGAATTACCTTCGAAACCATCCATTTCGGTTAGGAGTTGATTTAATGTTTGTTCTCTTTCATCATTTCCTCCGCCCATACCAGCACCTCTTTGTCTTCCAACTGCATCTATTTCATCAATAAACACAATACAAGGAGCATTCTTTTTAGCTTGTTCAAAAAGATCTCTAACTCTGCTAGCTCCAACTCCTACAAACATCTCTACAAATTCTGAACCAGATATTGAGAAAAAAGGTACACCTGCTTCTCCTGCGACTGCTTTTGCTAACAATGTCTTTCCTGTACCAGGAGGGCCAACTAGAAGAACTCCTTTTGGAATTTTTGCTCCGACCGCAGTAAATCTATCTGGACTCTTAAGAAAATCTACAACTTCTGTAAGTTCTAATTTTGCACCTTCAACACCAGCAACATCTGAAAAGGTTACTTGTGTAGATGGTTCCATTTGCAGTCTAGCTTTGCTCTTGCCAAAACTCATGGCAGGGTTACCGCCTCCAGCATTACCACTTTGGGATCTTCTGAAAAGAAAAAATAGGCCTCCAATTAAAAGTACTGGGAAAATCAAGCTACTAACAGCCTGTTGCCATGGATTGGCTAATTTTGTAGGAGTTACAGCTATATCTACATTATTCTCAGTCAGTATTTTTAATAAATCTTTGTCAGGGGCTAAATTGACCTCAGACCTGCTCCCATCATTTTCAACAACCTGAGCTGTGGCATTATCTGGGGATATTAGGACTCTACTGATTTCTTTATCCTGCACTGCCTCTATAAAATCACTGTATCTTAGAGTCTTTGTAGAATTTTCAGTACTAGGTTTATCAAAAACTGAAGTACCAATGAAAATTACAGTAATAACAGCTAGGACATAAAGTCCTACGTTTCTCCAACGTTTGTTCACAATAAAAAAGCTTTAATAAATCTATAATACTAATAATAAAACAATATTAAGAGCGTCTTAGAACATCAACTACACTTTTGAATGCAAACCATTCAGGAATTGGTTCGCCATTCCTCAATTTCTTTCTAAATTCAGTACCACTAAGTTTCATGATTTCATAATTAAATTCTTTGGCTTCTTCAGCTGTTATATATCCTTTTTCCTTCGTATAAACTAAATTTTTTGAAGGAACAGTTTGCATCATCAATTCATCTGCACACTTATTCGCAAAATTTTGGGCGTCATATGGACCATAAAAATCTTCACCAGTTGATGACGACTTACAACCAGCCATATCTCTACCAATAATAAAGTGGGTGCAGCCATAATTTCTTCTGATTATCATATGTTGAAGAGCTTCTCTTGGACCTGCCATATGCATTGAATAAGGTAAAAAAGCCCATTTTATTCTTTCATCAGATATTTCCTCTTCTAATTCTTTATAGGTCAAATATCTAACTTTTCCAGGGATATCATCTTGTTGAGTTGGCCCACAAGTTGGATGAACTAAGACAACTGAGTTAGAGGAGACATTATCTGAAAGTAAGGCATTAGTAAATAATTCATAATGTGCTCTATGAATTGGATTTCTGCATTGAAATGCAACTACATCATGATTTGATGGCAGTGTAGATCTAACTTCTTCTGGGG containing:
- the ftsH gene encoding ATP-dependent zinc metalloprotease FtsH, which codes for MNKRWRNVGLYVLAVITVIFIGTSVFDKPSTENSTKTLRYSDFIEAVQDKEISRVLISPDNATAQVVENDGSRSEVNLAPDKDLLKILTENNVDIAVTPTKLANPWQQAVSSLIFPVLLIGGLFFLFRRSQSGNAGGGNPAMSFGKSKARLQMEPSTQVTFSDVAGVEGAKLELTEVVDFLKSPDRFTAVGAKIPKGVLLVGPPGTGKTLLAKAVAGEAGVPFFSISGSEFVEMFVGVGASRVRDLFEQAKKNAPCIVFIDEIDAVGRQRGAGMGGGNDEREQTLNQLLTEMDGFEGNSGIIIVAATNRPDVLDSALMRPGRFDRQVTVDRPDYAGRLQILNVHAKDKTLSKDVDLDKVARRTPGFTGADLANLLNEAAILAARKDLDKVSNDEVGDAIERVMAGPEKKDRVISDKKKELVAYHEAGHALVGALMPDYDPVAKVSIIPRGQAGGLTFFTPSEERMESGLYSRSYLQNQMAVALGGRVAEEIVYGEEEVTTGASNDLQQVANVARQMITKFGMSDKIGPVALGQSQGGMFLGRDMSSTRDFSEDTAATIDEEVSELVDVAYKRATKVLTDNRTVLDEMAQMLIEKETIDTEDIQDLLNRSEVKVANYI
- the obgE gene encoding GTPase ObgE, yielding MQFIDQANIILKAGKGGNGIVSFRREKFVPAGGPSGGNGGKGGSVILMADNNLQTLLDFKFKREIIAEDGCKGGPNKRSGASGEDRILKVPCGTEIRDIKTGIILGDLTKDKESLTIAIGGRGGHGNAYYLSNQNRAPESFTEGKDGEIWEVQLELKLLAEVGIIGLPNAGKSTLISVVSSARPKIANYPFTTLIPNLGVVRKIDGNGCLFADIPGLISGAADGVGLGHDFLRHIQRTKILIHLIDAIAENPLHDFEIIEQELKKYGKGLLDKERIIVLNKMELVDDAYLKIITKKLEDLSKKKVLVISSSLKKGLSPLLSEVWKRI
- a CDS encoding bifunctional 4-hydroxy-2-oxoglutarate aldolase/2-dehydro-3-deoxy-phosphogluconate aldolase translates to MNIKEDSFSDLLLKGSFFLLVKPEDNIYSNTSIRNSFFEELESLVKLGLKNIEISWSNNEKWLDFVSEIKLNFPQINLGSASIVNKQSIEDSLKIGLNFSMMKFWDKELFNYSKSKNYLLIPGIKNLKDLEEAINLNCNIIKIYPIKSKASSIDILNFESINFIAAGGLSINDVKTYQSLGYKAIVIGDKGIIKKKFDPKIYEWLKNN
- a CDS encoding aspartoacylase gives rise to the protein MTVQRILIVSGTHGNEINPVWAVKQFNREENSLNHGIEYEYIIGNPAAYEKGYRYIDVDLNRSFKITENFDQHKNSFYETNRANFLVDQFGIDGSKPCQIAVDLHTTTANMGTSIVLYGRRFKDFCLAALLQNKFGLPIYLHEKDKAQTGFLVEAWPCGLVIEIGAVAQNFYDPKIIDRFLIIIRSLREEIFKLRNNLIELPKELVVHVHQGSIDYPRDEKGYIDGLIHPERINKDWEMIKKGDPLFLDSQGIIHKYDGEQLIWPVFIGEVAYKEKKIAMSYTKKEVISSNNQWVYEFESL
- the psbA gene encoding photosystem II q(b) protein gives rise to the protein MTTIQQQRSSLLKGWPQFCEWVTSTNNRIYVGWFGVLMIPCLLTAAACFIVAFIAAPPVDIDGIREPVAGSFLYGNNIISGAVVPSSNAIGLHFYPIWEAATVDEWLYNGGPYQLVIFHFLIGISAYMGRQWELSYRLGMRPWICVAYSAPVSAAFAVFLVYPFGQGSFSDGMPLGISGTFNFMFVFQAEHNILMHPFHMAGVAGMFGGSLFSAMHGSLVTSSLIRETTETESQNYGYKFGQEEETYNIVAAHGYFGRLIFQYASFNNSRSLHFFLAVFPVVCVWLTSMGICTMAFNLNGFNFNQSVVDANGKIVPTWGDVLNRANLGMEVMHERNAHNFPLDLAAAESTTVALSAPAIG
- a CDS encoding glutathione S-transferase family protein; amino-acid sequence: MQNKYLIKASKKFWFWFWTQLMNGFAPSDLHGNYKRPKGITIDNEYDINNENGQIYLLVGNSCPWCQRTLLVHEIKHLSKKVKVIFLKADVEHGEWIFNTNLKGCMRLSDLYKKANEKNIFRATLPLLTSFVKDEVKILSNESSQITRLLNSIKSESKYQSLSIKDCNQKFLDLINNSINDGVYKCGFARNQPAYEKASQHLFAAINEVENLLQKNKGGWIFGEELTYADIYLFPTLIRWELIYSKLFKCTEQELSSFEKIIEWRLKFFNLSNVKKTCFDNEWKKDYYKALFPLNPNQLIPVLASLEEIMGLEYLKNK
- a CDS encoding CP12 domain-containing protein; amino-acid sequence: MKSIDEHIQKDQSEIESAKAEGNLPKVRHLTEELKELEEYKDHHPEDKHDPNALELFCDANPDEPECLVYDD
- the aroC gene encoding chorismate synthase — encoded protein: MSSSFGKIFRVSTFGESHGGAVGVILDGCPPKLKVDIKLIQNELDRRRPGQSDITTPRNEEDKIEILSGIKEGLTLGTPIAMLVRNKDQRPGDYGNLEQVFRPSHADGTYHLKYGIQASSGGGRASARETIGRVAAGAVAKQLLKNFCNTEILSWVKRIHDIDSDINKEKISLNKIDSNIVRCPDEKVSAEMIERIKELKRQGDSCGGVIECLVRNVPSGLGMPVFDKLEADLAKALMSLPATKGFEIGSGFSGTYLKGSEHNDAFIKSDDIRKLKTISNNSGGIQGGISNGENIEMKIAFKPTATIGKEQQTVNAEGKEVLMKAKGRHDPCVLPRAVPMVDAMVALVLADHLLLNQAQCGLIES
- the sat gene encoding sulfate adenylyltransferase, with protein sequence MELQQKSKTDTDGLIPPYGGELKNLIIKDKKLTNDLISNATYEFECSERNACDVELLMVGAFSPLEGFMDENNYNSVIKNNRNTHGLLFGLPIVFDSNNEKVKAGETILLTYKKQKIAVLEVSSKWEPDKSLEAELCYGTNSLDHPAVKMIFNERGRFYIGGRVYGFELPIREFPCKTPEEVRSTLPSNHDVVAFQCRNPIHRAHYELFTNALLSDNVSSNSVVLVHPTCGPTQQDDIPGKVRYLTYKELEEEISDERIKWAFLPYSMHMAGPREALQHMIIRRNYGCTHFIIGRDMAGCKSSSTGEDFYGPYDAQNFANKCADELMMQTVPSKNLVYTKEKGYITAEEAKEFNYEIMKLSGTEFRKKLRNGEPIPEWFAFKSVVDVLRRS